Proteins encoded within one genomic window of Panicum virgatum strain AP13 chromosome 1N, P.virgatum_v5, whole genome shotgun sequence:
- the LOC120653982 gene encoding expansin-A23-like, which yields MAAVRAFAVALLALSWALAVAADNVTTSSSSSPAPPPAVWQRGHATFYGGADASGTMGGACGYGNLYSQGYGSRTAALSTVLFQDGASCGQCYKIACDRKTDPTWCRPGVTVTVTATNFCPPNWELPDGGWCNTARPHFDMAQPAWERIGADTRAGIIPVIYQRVPCARRGGVRFTINGHDYFNLVLVTNVAGAGSIKSMDVRSSDDSGDWMPMARNWGANWHSLAYLSGKRLSFRVTITDGQTLEFTNVVPPGWTFGVTFASNLQFK from the exons ATGGCAGCAGTTAGAGCTTTCGCAGTCGCGCTGCTCGCACTCAGCTGGGCCCTGGCCGTGGCCGCGGACAACGTCACGACCAGCTCGTCGTcgtctccggcgccgccgccggccgtgtgGCAGAGGGGGCACGCGACGTTCTACGGCGGAGCGGATGCCTCCGGGACCATGG GTGGCGCGTGCGGGTACGGGAACCTGTACTCGCAGGGGTACGGctcgcgcacggcggcgcttaGCACGGTGCTCTTCCAAGATGGCGCTTCCTGCGGGCAGTGCTACAAGATCGCGTGCGACCGCAAGACGGACCCGACGTGGTGCCGGCCCGGCGTCACGGTGACCGTCACCGCCACCAACTTCTGCCCGCCCAACTGGGAGCTCCCCGACGGCGGGTGGTGCAACACGGCGCGGCCGCACTTCGACATGGCGCAGCCGGCGTGGGAGAGGATCGGCGCCGACACCCGCGCCGGCATCATCCCCGTCATCTACCAGAGGGTCCCGTGCGCGAGGAGGGGCGGGGTGAGGTTCACCATCAACGGCCACGACTACTTCAACCTGGTGCTCGTGACCAATGTTGCAGGAGCTGGCTCCATCAAATCCATGGATGTCCGGAGCTCCGACGACTCGGGCGATTGGATGCCCATGGCGCGCAACTGGGGCGCTAACTGGCACTCGCTGGCGTACCTAAGCGGGAAGAGGCTCTCGTTCAGGGTCACCATCACGGATGGCCAAACCCTCGAGTTCACAAACGTGGTGCCGCCTGGATGGACGTTCGGCGTCACATTTGCCAGCAACTTGCAGTTCAAATAA